One genomic segment of Carassius auratus strain Wakin chromosome 29, ASM336829v1, whole genome shotgun sequence includes these proteins:
- the LOC113048606 gene encoding uncharacterized protein LOC113048606 has translation MASALLYYFLILISGIPMHECTAVLRDGKCVIEDPCFDLSMMAKSAKHVSKDVTPEDGEKILLRHNSFDKIRKKKNLHSCVLQKIIDLFQDVLDKTNGTYVQENGEINHHIELVHIMEQLRNCVYKKKDRCKKLYRMSDITTTSSPVILEKKMNPNQLAVLQLQKLKSASERVSDVHIQEKVMDELKTLHLYMQGKGFRKNTND, from the exons ATGGCCAGTGCTTTGCTGTATTATTTTCTGATCCTGATTTCCGGCATTCCCATGCACGAATGCACGGCGGTACTCCGAGATGGCAAGTGTGTCATCGAGGATCCCTGTTTTGACCTGAGCATGATGGCTAAGTCAGCCAAGCATGTCAGCAAAGATGTG ACACCTGAGGATGGTGAGAAGATACTCCTGAGGCACAACTCCTTTGACAAAATTCGGAAAAAG AAAAATCTTCACAGCTGCGTCCTGCAGAAAATCATTGACCTATTTCAAGATGTTCTCGATAAGACGAATGGGACCTATGTACAAGAAAATGGAGAAATAAACCACCACATTGAGCTTGTACACATTATGGAACAGCTCAGAAACTGTGTTTATAAG AAAAAAGATAGATGTAAAAAGCTATATAGGATGTCTGACATAACCACAACTTCCTCTCCAGTG attttggagaaaaaaatgaaCCCAAATCAGCTTGCGGTTTTACAGCTCCAAAAACTGAAGTCTGCCAGTGAGAGG GTCAGCGATGTGCATATCCAGGAGAAGGTCATGGACGAGCTGAAAACCCTCCATCTCTACATGCAGGGAAAAGGCTTCCGGAAAAATACGAATGACTAA